One Leptospira meyeri genomic region harbors:
- a CDS encoding VOC family protein: protein MEFQQIQTGIITEKLEETRVFYEKWLGLKTKFESEWFVLLCLANRPEVELAIMKPNQSQVRKQYFQSSYQGKGIWFIFESKDVTKEFERMKQNNAPIDLTLTTEEWGDVHFTLVDPNGIGIDIVQERNTN, encoded by the coding sequence ATGGAATTCCAACAAATCCAAACGGGAATCATCACTGAAAAATTAGAAGAAACAAGAGTATTTTATGAAAAATGGTTAGGCTTAAAAACAAAATTTGAATCGGAGTGGTTTGTATTACTTTGTTTGGCAAATCGACCAGAGGTAGAATTGGCAATCATGAAACCTAACCAATCGCAGGTGAGAAAACAATATTTCCAAAGTTCTTACCAAGGAAAGGGGATTTGGTTTATTTTTGAATCAAAGGACGTAACAAAAGAATTCGAAAGAATGAAACAGAACAATGCACCCATCGACCTAACTCTCACTACCGAGGAATGGGGAGATGTCCATTTTACCCTAGTCGATCCTAATGGAATTGGGATTGATATTGTTCAAGAAAGAAATACGAACTAA
- a CDS encoding glycoside hydrolase family 15 protein, with amino-acid sequence MKKHKYDFGIIGNGSYIAHINTNAEIVWLCWPNFDSSPIFGSLLDQNCGHFSIIPNTKIISTSQVYLENTNILRTEIITETGSFAVLDFAPRYYQDGTLQNKRNLYRKIIPLFGDVKIKIQLNLTYQYGKEHLKPSINSAEILYQTNDFRVHFTSNVSLNQILKENYFLLNQNIYLALFETIPVDLLLGDFIESEFKKTKYYWQNWVKHCTIPHFAQKQQIRSALCLKLHQFQETGAIIAASTTSLPEAPMAGRNWDYRFCWLRDGFYTLLALTNLGQFEELEMYSQYISNLTPTEDGRYQPLYSIFGENLLEEQILQLEGYLGNKPVRIGNSAYTHKQNDAYGQILLSLLPLYLDERIPEKNRFHNLGLVKNILEQIELTMEEPDAGLWEFRNFSQKHCYTYLFHWIGAKAAKEIALKLDRQDLIEQSDLLMKKAETNIEKCYDEKLGCYTQAQGKKELDASLLQLITLGYLDPKSEKAKSHIKAIENTLKTENGFMYRYLHRDDFGKPETTFLVCTFWYIEALACMERIEESAQLFDFVCEHANHVGLFSEDIESMSGNQWGNFPQTYSHVGLVNAARKISQKKSDSLFW; translated from the coding sequence ATGAAAAAACATAAATATGATTTTGGAATTATCGGTAACGGAAGTTATATTGCTCATATCAATACAAACGCAGAAATTGTCTGGCTCTGCTGGCCGAACTTTGATAGTTCTCCCATTTTTGGCTCATTGTTAGACCAAAATTGCGGTCATTTTTCAATCATCCCCAATACCAAAATCATTTCAACCTCTCAAGTATATTTAGAAAATACCAATATTTTAAGAACCGAAATTATCACAGAAACTGGATCGTTTGCTGTGCTTGATTTTGCACCTAGATACTATCAAGATGGAACCCTTCAGAACAAAAGAAATTTATATAGGAAAATCATCCCATTGTTCGGTGATGTAAAGATAAAGATACAATTAAACCTGACTTACCAGTATGGAAAAGAACATTTAAAACCAAGTATCAATTCTGCGGAAATCCTATACCAAACAAACGATTTCAGAGTCCACTTCACTTCCAATGTATCTCTCAATCAAATTCTGAAAGAAAATTATTTTTTATTAAATCAAAACATCTACCTTGCATTATTCGAAACAATACCAGTCGATCTATTATTAGGCGATTTTATTGAATCAGAATTCAAAAAAACAAAATACTATTGGCAAAATTGGGTAAAGCACTGCACCATTCCCCATTTTGCACAAAAACAACAAATTCGTTCTGCACTTTGTCTAAAACTGCATCAATTCCAAGAGACAGGAGCGATCATTGCTGCATCTACAACTAGTTTACCAGAAGCACCTATGGCGGGCCGCAATTGGGATTATCGTTTCTGCTGGTTACGTGATGGTTTTTATACATTATTGGCTCTCACTAACTTAGGTCAGTTTGAAGAATTGGAAATGTATTCTCAATATATAAGCAATTTAACTCCAACGGAAGACGGACGATACCAACCACTCTATAGTATTTTTGGAGAAAATCTTTTAGAAGAACAAATTTTACAATTGGAAGGTTATTTGGGTAATAAACCAGTAAGAATTGGGAATTCCGCTTATACACATAAACAAAATGATGCGTATGGACAAATTTTATTGTCGCTCCTACCATTATATCTGGATGAACGTATTCCTGAAAAAAACAGATTTCATAACTTAGGATTAGTTAAAAATATTTTAGAACAAATTGAATTGACTATGGAAGAACCTGATGCAGGACTCTGGGAATTTCGAAACTTTTCACAAAAACATTGTTATACGTATTTATTTCATTGGATCGGAGCAAAGGCAGCCAAAGAAATTGCCTTAAAATTAGACCGACAGGATTTAATCGAACAATCTGACCTTTTAATGAAAAAAGCAGAAACAAATATAGAAAAATGTTACGATGAAAAACTCGGCTGTTACACGCAAGCTCAAGGGAAAAAAGAGTTAGATGCTAGTTTATTACAATTAATCACCTTAGGTTATTTAGATCCAAAATCGGAAAAGGCAAAATCCCATATCAAGGCAATCGAAAATACATTAAAAACGGAAAATGGTTTTATGTATAGATACCTTCACCGAGATGATTTTGGTAAACCAGAAACAACATTTTTAGTCTGTACATTTTGGTATATAGAAGCTCTCGCATGTATGGAACGAATAGAGGAATCCGCACAACTTTTTGATTTTGTATGTGAACACGCAAATCACGTTGGTCTCTTTAGCGAAGACATTGAATCTATGTCGGGAAATCAATGGGGAAATTTTCCTCAGACCTATAGCCACGTAGGACTCGTCAATGCTGCTAGAAAAATTTCACAGAAAAAGTCAGATAGTTTGTTTTGGTAA
- a CDS encoding DUF6544 family protein, with product MCPFIHKQLKTFLFCWGISLIFFFGCNSVQNSFFLRVDKEFSTQPLERETVLNEADIRHMPSPVRKYLKYTGVIGKNKVQNVRIVFDELMYKNPKAKPMVSSSEQYNFFKRPARHFYMKASMMGIPFRVLHSYSEERATMLVRVASLFNAVDLDNDELSMAETVTVLNDLCLFAPAALIDKRISWEANGPLSAKVFFKNGKYRVSALLFFNEIGELVEFVSDDRSALQDDGSLRKARWSTPIKDYKEWNGVKVPTYGEAIWKYPEGDFTYGKFFLTNIEYNLQGYKKINLVFIFSNS from the coding sequence ATGTGCCCATTTATACACAAACAATTAAAAACATTTTTGTTCTGTTGGGGAATAAGCCTTATTTTTTTCTTTGGATGTAATTCTGTTCAAAATTCCTTTTTCCTCAGAGTCGATAAAGAGTTTTCTACCCAGCCACTCGAAAGAGAGACAGTCCTTAATGAAGCAGACATTCGGCACATGCCATCCCCTGTACGAAAATATTTAAAATACACTGGCGTCATTGGTAAAAATAAAGTTCAAAATGTACGAATTGTTTTTGATGAATTGATGTATAAAAATCCGAAAGCGAAGCCTATGGTTTCTTCGTCTGAGCAATATAACTTTTTTAAGCGTCCTGCACGTCATTTCTATATGAAGGCAAGTATGATGGGAATTCCATTTCGTGTCCTACATTCCTATTCGGAGGAAAGGGCAACAATGTTAGTTCGTGTGGCTTCCCTTTTTAATGCCGTTGATTTAGATAATGACGAACTGTCAATGGCGGAAACTGTTACTGTGTTAAATGATCTTTGTTTATTCGCACCCGCAGCACTCATTGATAAAAGGATCTCTTGGGAAGCAAATGGTCCCTTATCTGCAAAAGTTTTTTTTAAGAATGGGAAGTATCGGGTATCCGCTCTTCTTTTTTTTAATGAAATAGGCGAGTTGGTAGAGTTTGTATCGGATGATCGGTCTGCATTACAAGATGATGGTAGCTTAAGAAAAGCACGCTGGTCCACACCGATAAAAGATTACAAAGAATGGAACGGAGTGAAGGTGCCAACTTACGGGGAAGCCATCTGGAAGTATCCAGAGGGGGACTTTACTTACGGAAAGTTCTTTTTAACTAACATTGAATACAACCTACAGGGTTACAAAAAAATAAACTTGGTTTTTATCTTTTCCAATAGTTAA
- a CDS encoding TetR/AcrR family transcriptional regulator: MTPKTAGRPRSEDLEPLVLKTTYEMLAKKGYHGFSIDDIVQETGVAKTTIYRRWPNKANLAMSTVTHMISPYLEFPKEVPFEKALLEQMEALSGVFSGKFGRVISTLIGAGQQDSELSESILENYLLPRREAAKQFFRFAITSKQIQVLSDEEIDVCMDILYGSLYFRLLLKHEKPEFQNLRPWLERFLRTLK, from the coding sequence ATGACTCCGAAAACTGCGGGTCGCCCCAGATCGGAAGACCTAGAACCCTTGGTCTTAAAAACAACATATGAAATGTTAGCAAAGAAAGGGTATCATGGTTTTTCCATAGATGATATTGTCCAAGAAACCGGAGTCGCCAAAACCACCATCTACCGACGATGGCCAAACAAAGCAAATTTAGCAATGAGCACAGTTACTCACATGATTTCACCCTATTTGGAATTCCCAAAAGAAGTTCCTTTTGAGAAAGCCCTCTTAGAACAAATGGAAGCTCTCTCCGGTGTATTTTCTGGCAAATTTGGAAGAGTGATCTCCACACTCATTGGTGCTGGACAACAAGACAGCGAACTTTCGGAATCGATTTTAGAAAATTATTTACTCCCTAGAAGAGAGGCAGCAAAACAATTCTTTCGATTTGCCATTACATCCAAACAGATTCAAGTTTTGTCAGACGAGGAAATTGATGTTTGTATGGACATTCTCTATGGATCCTTGTACTTTCGATTGTTATTAAAACATGAAAAACCGGAATTCCAAAACCTAAGGCCTTGGTTAGAAAGATTTTTACGAACTTTAAAGTAG
- a CDS encoding nuclear transport factor 2 family protein produces MKPVLVLATLLLGSVGLFAKSASPSGEKVLETFFSEFGKGNAAGVLNCFHPQTIITAVRNENRGENQLYGTYNGIAGAEEFLKNMGSQLDTKRFQVDHIVGKKDWVFASGSFLHTIKQTGKPFESEWALKVQIKDGKILSYHFYEDSASFVVASKK; encoded by the coding sequence ATGAAACCAGTTTTGGTATTAGCTACTTTACTATTGGGAAGCGTTGGCTTGTTTGCAAAATCTGCATCACCATCCGGAGAAAAGGTATTAGAAACCTTTTTTAGTGAATTTGGAAAAGGAAATGCGGCAGGTGTATTGAATTGTTTTCACCCACAAACCATCATTACGGCCGTACGTAATGAAAATCGTGGAGAGAATCAATTGTATGGAACTTACAATGGCATTGCCGGTGCAGAGGAATTTTTAAAGAATATGGGTTCCCAGTTGGATACAAAACGTTTCCAAGTGGATCACATTGTTGGTAAAAAAGATTGGGTGTTTGCAAGTGGAAGTTTTTTACATACCATCAAACAAACAGGCAAACCTTTTGAGAGTGAATGGGCGTTGAAGGTGCAAATCAAAGATGGAAAAATTCTTTCTTACCACTTTTATGAAGATAGTGCTTCTTTTGTGGTGGCTTCTAAAAAATAA
- a CDS encoding AraC family transcriptional regulator: MPKPPNLYPVWNKMEKQLDEGIGLNQIAFFTGYSEWHFHRLFKSIQGENVKEYIRRLRLEKAAYELKITNFPILEIAIESGFLSHEAFSKAFKRVIGSTPSEFRKQFQNKKTIKKNYHLMIPDGISKFGFQIKTISSFSIIYVRHIGSYEELPGPLVGSKEVLSLQSLIQKWSSYHSNHKWIGISQDDPEISPKGKIRFDLGITVGSFQKQIPDGFGSQTIPGGKYLQIRYQGSYHNLPKIYQWILNDYIKTTSYQLKNQPPWECYLNPLEKLDDKRITDIYFPIR; encoded by the coding sequence ATGCCAAAACCACCCAACCTCTATCCTGTTTGGAACAAAATGGAAAAACAATTGGATGAGGGCATTGGTTTAAACCAAATTGCATTTTTTACAGGTTACAGTGAATGGCATTTCCATAGGTTATTTAAATCTATCCAAGGAGAAAACGTCAAAGAATACATCCGCAGGTTACGTTTAGAAAAGGCAGCCTACGAATTAAAAATTACAAACTTCCCAATTTTAGAAATAGCGATAGAGTCTGGTTTTTTATCTCACGAGGCTTTTTCAAAAGCTTTCAAACGTGTGATTGGTTCCACACCCTCCGAGTTCCGAAAACAATTCCAAAATAAAAAAACGATAAAGAAAAACTACCACCTAATGATTCCAGATGGTATTTCAAAATTTGGTTTTCAAATTAAAACTATATCTTCTTTTTCGATTATTTATGTGCGCCATATTGGGAGTTATGAAGAACTTCCAGGACCACTAGTGGGGAGTAAGGAGGTTCTCTCTTTACAATCGTTAATTCAAAAATGGAGTTCTTATCATTCTAACCACAAATGGATTGGCATTAGCCAAGATGATCCTGAAATTTCTCCCAAAGGGAAAATACGATTCGATTTAGGAATTACTGTAGGATCTTTCCAAAAGCAAATTCCAGATGGATTTGGATCTCAAACCATACCTGGAGGGAAGTATTTACAAATTCGGTACCAAGGAAGTTACCATAATTTACCAAAAATCTATCAATGGATATTGAATGATTACATTAAAACAACATCTTATCAATTAAAAAACCAACCACCTTGGGAATGTTATTTGAATCCACTAGAAAAACTGGACGATAAACGCATTACGGATATCTATTTCCCAATTCGTTGA